Proteins from a single region of Paraglaciecola sp. T6c:
- a CDS encoding YeaH/YhbH family protein — protein sequence MAHFIDRRLNGKGKSTVNRQRFLRRYKEQIKKAVSDSINKRSVTDVTSGEKIGISSRDISEPIFHTGKGGARSIVHPGNDQFTAGDKIKRPDSGAGQGGDSNASDSGEGQDDFVFQISKDEYLDLLFENLILPNLEKTQQDKLVEYESYRAGFVSDGVPSNLDVVRSLKGSVARRIALSAGKKAQLKLLQAQLAEALESSLPDQHMLAKLKEEITQLEKAIARVPFIDTFDLRFRNYQKRPIPSSKAVMFCLMDVSGSMDQATKDKAKRFYILLYLFLTRTYKDVEVVYIHHHTQAKEVDEQEFFYSTETGGTIVSSALVLMKQIIEQRFSRHEWNIYAAQASDGDNWTDDCAKCTELLEKSLLPAVRYFAYIEITARQHQKLWHEYEKLSETHNNFAIKHIVDVDDIYPVFRELFDQGIEKQSGVA from the coding sequence ATGGCCCATTTTATTGATCGACGGCTCAACGGCAAAGGAAAAAGTACAGTCAACCGCCAACGTTTCCTGCGCCGTTACAAGGAGCAAATTAAGAAGGCGGTGTCTGATTCAATCAACAAACGCAGTGTCACCGACGTGACCAGTGGTGAAAAAATCGGCATTTCCAGCCGAGATATATCTGAACCAATTTTTCATACAGGTAAAGGGGGTGCCAGAAGCATCGTGCATCCCGGCAATGATCAATTCACCGCGGGGGATAAGATCAAACGCCCCGATTCGGGTGCAGGACAAGGCGGGGATAGCAACGCCAGTGATAGCGGTGAGGGACAAGACGACTTTGTTTTTCAAATTTCAAAAGACGAATATCTAGATCTTCTTTTTGAAAATCTGATCCTGCCGAATCTCGAGAAAACACAGCAGGATAAACTGGTTGAATATGAAAGCTATCGAGCGGGATTTGTATCAGACGGTGTCCCGAGTAATTTAGATGTAGTGCGATCTTTAAAAGGGTCGGTAGCTCGACGCATCGCCCTCAGTGCCGGTAAAAAAGCGCAATTAAAGTTACTGCAAGCGCAGCTTGCTGAAGCCCTCGAATCTAGTCTGCCTGATCAACATATGCTGGCAAAGCTAAAAGAAGAGATAACGCAGTTGGAAAAGGCGATTGCTCGCGTGCCCTTCATCGATACCTTCGACCTGCGCTTTCGCAATTATCAAAAACGCCCCATACCTTCAAGCAAAGCCGTTATGTTTTGCCTAATGGATGTGTCGGGTTCAATGGACCAAGCCACCAAAGACAAAGCCAAACGATTCTATATCTTGCTGTATTTATTCTTAACACGCACCTACAAGGACGTCGAGGTCGTCTATATACATCACCACACTCAAGCCAAAGAGGTCGACGAACAAGAATTTTTTTATTCAACAGAAACCGGCGGCACGATTGTATCAAGTGCCTTAGTATTGATGAAGCAAATCATAGAGCAGCGTTTCTCTCGTCATGAGTGGAATATATACGCAGCACAGGCATCTGATGGAGATAACTGGACAGACGATTGCGCCAAGTGCACTGAATTACTCGAGAAGAGCTTGCTGCCTGCGGTGCGTTACTTCGCTTATATCGAAATTACTGCACGTCAACATCAAAAGCTCTGGCATGAATATGAAAAGCTCAGCGAAACCCATAATAATTTTGCCATTAAGCATATTGTTGATGTTGATGACATTTACCCAGTTTTCAGGGAGCTGTTCGACCAAGGCATAGAAAAACAATCAGGAGTGGCTTAG